The following are encoded in a window of Artemia franciscana chromosome 19, ASM3288406v1, whole genome shotgun sequence genomic DNA:
- the LOC136039423 gene encoding uncharacterized protein LOC136039423, which yields MEHFRSLCQILSLLASISTAVDGFRVTVTRVATITQTSTSFSTCFETAASLGVCTRKKKQLWNSFWEPYDITPYQYHPIIQVAPVQPFHPFLRSQAPLVGIKHPYQQNSTEEQRILPNQAEERRKNTGSLRSQAPLVANDEEDFDSGFSNQIQSSLDSDLSASPRFFLKKPLKALLLYGLLNRPSSGLLNAPSQVIINRPSLPVFRPFGNLFHGSGLFNNGGLVGNAALVVKSLSSTVIEVVTARQPIQLRVSCLPPGGTVPQPICNPGAPGFSVPRPSGRSLDE from the exons GTCAGATCCTTTCCCTTTTGGCTAGTATATCAACTGCTGTGGATGGTTTTCGTGTGACAGTAACACGCGTGGCAACCATAACCCAAACATCCACTTCCTTTTCGACATGTTTTGAAACGGCGGCATCACTAGGAGTCTGCACTAGAAAAAAGAAGCAGCTCTGGAATAGCTTTTGGGAGCCATATGACATAACGCCTTACCAATACCATCCTATTATTCAAGTGGCACCTGTACAACCGTTTCATCCTTTCTTAAG GAGTCAAGCACCTCTGGTAGGAATAAAACACCCATACCAACAAAATAGTACAGAAGAACAGAGGATTCTGCCAAACCAGGCTGAAGAAAGGCGGAAAAACACAGGATCTCTTCGATCGCAAGCGCCTCTGGTCGCCAATGATGAGGAAGACTTTGATTCTGGTTTTAGTAACCAAATTCAGTCAAGTTTAGATAGTGACCTATCGGCCAGTCCCCGATTTTTCCTTAAGAAGCCTCTAAAAGCACTACTTCTCTATGGGTTACTAAACAGACCTTCTTCTGGGTTACTAAACGCACCGAGCCAAGTGATAATAAATAGACCAAGTCTACCAGTTTTCCGACCTTTTGGTAATCTGTTCCATGGAAGTGGACTATTCAATAATGGAGGTCTTGTTGGCAACGCTGCACTTGTCGTCAAGTCATTATCATCGACTGTTATAGAGGTGGTTACAGCAAGACAGCCGATACAGCTGAGAGTATCCTGTTTACCACCTGGTGGAACAGTGCCGCAACCAATTTGTAATCCAG